A single genomic interval of Bacteroidales bacterium harbors:
- a CDS encoding T9SS type A sorting domain-containing protein, with amino-acid sequence MKKKHYPYTICIVVLTVYFTVLSQAVLFAQTAVSANVSNTRPVAGEEIAVNLSVSDALDFYYGSIEVSCQEDLLEFLSVENTGLSQPGINNSGPLGTGTTGASVSRTDPLENPSAGSYMILNFLVKNTAPSTTTDLTFANQEIFDSGGNEIPTDPVNAIPLEIQESISDLDMAISAENTVTEGETFDVTGTLYATGITDTGRIETRVGISEENTDPSTWDDSVWMEMEYTEKDANDYLYYTREIAYKRPIGTWYVALRSRLDDGSWVYGGTEGIWEAEDSPNAVLYINRKAPYRHTLAEWNFDEETLTPSYSIPANQESGIELSGASFEGYASGASGRAANSNKWEDGSDGSKYWWTAFSTSDFTDIELSSKQYGSNTGPRDYRIEISTDGNTWEEVDGGNIRVGNNWSSGVLDTLALPESIADREYAFIRWAMAGDTSVNNGDIGSSGTNRLDDVLITGVNAAPQRLAVYPGDANGDSLVNADDVLALGRYWLTHGPAPVYNSTEFAAREVEAWIPPEATHADTRGDGQVDHRDLMPIGLHFNQSVSATLKLNEPPLTEMVIEPQQAGAIIPLTIACETHSDLRGVALSLAITGIDAEQWEIQNIQPLFCPETWFDNLLSFTIKRDNTFELAYVLKGTGDITSSRELIALDLKARNDWPGPVTASLNRATISNANSNTQPIRFLNITGTNTQERSMKYGSELLANQPNPFHDYTMIPYEISSETHVRLEVLNMQGQVISTLVDQFQNAGKYTHHFDPSDFPAGIYLYRMQTGSGYVKCRKMSVVK; translated from the coding sequence ATGAAAAAAAAGCATTACCCTTACACGATTTGTATCGTAGTCCTCACGGTGTATTTCACCGTTTTATCGCAGGCTGTACTGTTTGCTCAAACTGCTGTAAGCGCAAACGTTTCCAACACCCGGCCGGTAGCCGGCGAGGAAATTGCCGTCAACCTCAGCGTATCCGATGCCCTGGATTTTTACTACGGGAGCATCGAAGTATCCTGTCAGGAAGATCTGCTGGAATTCCTCTCGGTTGAAAACACAGGACTAAGCCAGCCGGGAATCAACAACTCCGGACCCCTCGGTACAGGAACGACCGGTGCTTCCGTTTCCAGAACCGATCCCCTGGAGAATCCTTCCGCGGGTTCTTATATGATCCTGAACTTCCTTGTAAAAAATACTGCCCCTTCCACCACTACCGATCTGACCTTTGCAAACCAGGAGATTTTCGATTCCGGGGGCAATGAAATACCCACCGATCCTGTAAATGCCATCCCCTTGGAAATCCAGGAAAGCATAAGCGACCTGGATATGGCCATATCCGCGGAAAATACGGTAACAGAAGGCGAAACATTTGATGTTACAGGAACGTTATATGCCACTGGAATAACCGACACTGGAAGAATTGAAACCCGGGTGGGAATCAGCGAAGAAAATACGGACCCCTCCACCTGGGATGACTCCGTCTGGATGGAAATGGAATACACGGAAAAAGATGCAAATGACTATCTTTACTATACCCGTGAGATAGCCTATAAAAGACCCATAGGAACATGGTATGTAGCCCTGCGTTCACGGCTGGATGACGGTTCCTGGGTGTACGGGGGAACAGAGGGTATCTGGGAAGCAGAGGACAGTCCGAATGCTGTACTCTACATCAACAGAAAAGCTCCATACCGTCACACATTGGCAGAGTGGAATTTCGACGAGGAAACGCTCACCCCGTCATATTCAATTCCGGCCAATCAGGAATCCGGAATAGAATTATCCGGTGCTTCATTTGAAGGATATGCCTCCGGTGCTTCAGGCAGAGCAGCCAACTCGAACAAATGGGAAGACGGATCGGATGGATCTAAGTACTGGTGGACTGCTTTTTCCACCTCCGATTTTACCGATATTGAACTCTCATCCAAACAATATGGATCAAACACGGGACCCCGGGATTATAGGATAGAAATAAGCACGGACGGCAATACATGGGAAGAAGTTGATGGTGGGAATATTCGTGTGGGCAACAACTGGTCGTCAGGCGTACTGGATACGCTTGCTCTCCCCGAATCCATAGCTGACCGGGAATATGCGTTCATCCGCTGGGCCATGGCCGGTGATACCAGCGTAAACAACGGAGACATTGGCTCCAGCGGAACCAACCGTCTGGATGATGTGCTGATTACCGGCGTGAATGCAGCGCCGCAAAGATTAGCGGTTTACCCCGGAGATGCCAACGGGGACAGCCTGGTTAATGCCGATGATGTACTTGCACTGGGAAGATACTGGCTAACTCACGGACCGGCACCCGTTTACAACAGCACGGAGTTTGCAGCCCGCGAGGTGGAAGCATGGATACCTCCGGAAGCAACCCATGCAGACACACGAGGTGATGGCCAGGTGGATCACCGGGATCTGATGCCCATCGGACTCCATTTCAATCAATCGGTTTCAGCTACACTGAAACTGAATGAGCCACCATTGACCGAAATGGTCATCGAGCCCCAGCAAGCCGGTGCCATAATACCATTAACAATAGCCTGCGAAACACACTCCGACCTCAGGGGTGTGGCACTTAGCCTGGCAATAACAGGTATAGATGCAGAACAATGGGAAATCCAAAATATACAACCACTATTCTGCCCGGAAACCTGGTTTGACAACTTGCTTTCCTTCACAATAAAGAGAGACAATACATTTGAGTTGGCTTACGTGCTGAAAGGTACCGGAGACATTACCAGCTCCAGGGAGTTGATCGCCCTTGATCTGAAAGCAAGAAACGATTGGCCCGGTCCCGTAACCGCTTCCTTAAACCGGGCAACAATAAGTAATGCAAATTCCAATACACAGCCAATCAGATTCCTCAATATCACGGGAACAAATACACAGGAAAGATCCATGAAATATGGCTCAGAATTATTGGCCAACCAGCCCAATCCTTTTCATGATTATACCATGATACCCTACGAAATATCCTCCGAAACCCATGTACGTCTGGAAGTACTCAATATGCAGGGTCAGGTTATTTCAACCCTTGTGGATCAGTTTCAAAACGCCGGGAAGTATACGCACCATTTCGATCCTTCTGATTTTCCGGCAGGTATTTATCTGTACCGGATGCAAACCGGAAGTGGGTATGTAAAGTGCAGGAAGATGAGCGTGGTGAAATGA